Proteins from a genomic interval of Vicinamibacterales bacterium:
- a CDS encoding type II toxin-antitoxin system VapC family toxin, which produces MAEAAGVGVLDASVAVKLVVNEPGTPESVGLIEQPVRWLAPRLLVTEVASALRRKAEGGDLSPLHATSALAALLDAVDDGVIRLAQDEELAPAALTLALTLGHKVPDCVYLALAEREGAVLASADRKLIAAARSRGVLVTEVPSSW; this is translated from the coding sequence GTGGCTGAAGCGGCAGGGGTCGGCGTGCTCGACGCCTCGGTTGCGGTGAAGCTCGTCGTGAACGAGCCTGGCACCCCCGAGAGTGTCGGCCTGATCGAGCAACCCGTCCGGTGGCTGGCTCCGCGGCTGCTGGTGACGGAAGTCGCTTCCGCGCTTCGTCGCAAGGCGGAAGGCGGAGACCTGTCTCCCCTCCACGCCACGAGTGCGCTGGCCGCGCTTCTCGACGCCGTTGACGACGGTGTCATCCGGCTGGCACAGGACGAAGAGCTGGCGCCAGCGGCGCTGACCCTGGCGCTGACCCTCGGGCACAAAGTACCTGACTGTGTCTATCTGGCCCTGGCCGAGCGCGAAGGCGCCGTGCTGGCGTCGGCTGACCGGAAACTGATTGCCGCGGCAAGGAGCCGCGGAGTGCTCGTCACCGAGGTCCCCTCGAGTTGGTGA